CTCACAGCGCCTCCCCTGCGTTTGATGAAGCCGATCCGCCGTCCGGATCCGCGCCGGGACCGTCCTCGCGTCCGCTGGCATCCTTGAGGCGGCGGGACTGCCCCACCACAGGAATCATGGACGTGTACAGGGCGCGGGCCTCGTCACGGATGACCACGCCGTTCCGGAGCTCCACCACACGTTTGCGCATCTCGTTGACGATGTCGTCGTCGTGCGTTGCCATGACAACGGTGGTGCCGTTCTGGTTGATCTTGTCCAGGACGCCCATGATGCCCATCGATGTAGTCGGGTCAAGGTTTCCGGTGGGCTCGTCCGCGAGCAGGATGCCGGGGCGGTTGACTACGGCGCGGGCGATCGCGACACGCTGCTGCTCACCGCCGGAGAGTTCGTGCGGCATCCGGTGCTCCTTGCCCTCCAGGCCGACGGTCTTGAGCACCTCGGGAACGGTGTCCCGGATGATGCTTCGGCTCTTGCCGATGACCTGCATGGCGAAGGCGACGTTCGCGAAGACGTTTTTCTGCGGGAGTAGCCGGAAATCCTGGAAGACGACGCCGATTCCGCGGCGCAACCGCGGCACCCGCCAGCTTGAAATGTTTGCCACATTCTGGCCGGCAACGTAGACAGCACCGGAGGTGGCCCGGTCCTCCTTGAGTACCAGGCGGAGGAACGTTGACTTGCCGGAACCGGAAGCGCCCACAAGGAAGGCGAACTCACCACGGTCAATTTCAAGATTGACGGAGTCCAGGGCCGGCCGGGCCTTCTGGTCGTAGATCTTGGTGACATTTTCGAAATGGATCATTGCCCTATGAACCCTGCAGGACACGGCTGATGGAGCCCCGTTCTGCAGCCGGTGCACGGGCTTTCTTTTGGGGGAAGTAGAGCTCCGGCTCCTCGACTATACGCAGGGGCACCTGCAGAAAAGCTGGAGTTCCATGGCGTGTCGCCGGATTCGGCCGCCGCGGCGTGCAGGGGCCAGTGCAGGTGCCTAGTTGGCGGCGTTCCGGTTGTCAGTTCGCCAGCGGATGCCGGCGTCAATGAAATCGTCGATTTCGCCGTCGAACACCGCCGAGGTGTTTCCGACCTCGTGCTCGGTCCGAAGGTCCTTGACCATCTGGTACGGGTTCAGCACGTAGGAGCGCATCTGGTCGCCCCATGAAGCCTTCACATCGCCGGCGAACGCCTTCTTCTCGGCGTCTTCCTGCTCCTTTTTGAGCAGCAGCAGCCGCGACTGCAGAACACGCAGGGCGGCAGCCCGGTTCTGTAGCTGGGACTTTTCGTTCTGCATGGAAACGACGGTGCCGGTGGGAATGTGGGTGAGGCGCACGGCGGAGTCGGTGGTGTTGACGGACTGCCCGCCGGGTCCGGAGGACCGGAAGACGTCCACGCGTATTTCGTTGTCCGGGATGTCGATGGAGTCCGTTTGCTCGATCAGCGGAATCACTTCCACGGCAGCGAAGGACGTCTGGCGCCGGCCCTGGTTGTCGAACGGGCTGATCCGGACCAGGCGGTGGGTGCCGGCTTCGACGCTCAGCGTGCCGTAGGCATACGGGGCGTTGACTTCGAAGGTGGCGGACTTCAGCCCGGCTTCTTCGGCGTAGGACGTGTCCATGATGGTGGTCGGATACCCGTGGCGTTCGGCCCAGCGCAGGTACATCCGGAGCAGCATTTCGGCGAAGTCT
This genomic window from Arthrobacter sp. 24S4-2 contains:
- the prfB gene encoding peptide chain release factor 2 — encoded protein: MAQIDFSAEIRALRATYSSIENVSNVEELKEDIAELSERAGEPNLWDDPAAGQKITSRLSHRQSELERLNTLVSRIDDLEVLVELGQDEDDADSMGEAAAELESIRKSLKDLEVVTLLSGEFDEREAVVTIRSGAGGVDAADFAEMLLRMYLRWAERHGYPTTIMDTSYAEEAGLKSATFEVNAPYAYGTLSVEAGTHRLVRISPFDNQGRRQTSFAAVEVIPLIEQTDSIDIPDNEIRVDVFRSSGPGGQSVNTTDSAVRLTHIPTGTVVSMQNEKSQLQNRAAALRVLQSRLLLLKKEQEDAEKKAFAGDVKASWGDQMRSYVLNPYQMVKDLRTEHEVGNTSAVFDGEIDDFIDAGIRWRTDNRNAAN
- the ftsE gene encoding cell division ATP-binding protein FtsE, which produces MIHFENVTKIYDQKARPALDSVNLEIDRGEFAFLVGASGSGKSTFLRLVLKEDRATSGAVYVAGQNVANISSWRVPRLRRGIGVVFQDFRLLPQKNVFANVAFAMQVIGKSRSIIRDTVPEVLKTVGLEGKEHRMPHELSGGEQQRVAIARAVVNRPGILLADEPTGNLDPTTSMGIMGVLDKINQNGTTVVMATHDDDIVNEMRKRVVELRNGVVIRDEARALYTSMIPVVGQSRRLKDASGREDGPGADPDGGSASSNAGEAL